One Thunnus maccoyii chromosome 14, fThuMac1.1, whole genome shotgun sequence genomic window carries:
- the flrt3 gene encoding leucine-rich repeat transmembrane protein FLRT3, translated as MVRQCKAFILFLIRIGLLLGLANPLVTSASCPSACRCDGTFIYCNDRGLTSIPTGMPQDATVLFLQNNRIKSSGIPAELRRLTNVEKIYLYCNNLDEFPTNLPLGLKELHLQENNIRMITHASLAQIPYIEELHLDDNSVSAVSIEEGAFRDSNHLRLLFLSRNHLSTIPAGLPMSIEELRFDDNRISSISEQSLQDLINLKRLILDGNLLNNRGIGEMALINLINLTELSLVRNSLTSPPANLPGTSLEKLQLQDNHINRVPPGAFAFLRQLYRLDLSGNNLSSLPQGVFEDLDNLTQLLLRNNPWQCTCRMKWVRDWLRSLPSKVNVRGFMCQGPDKVKGMAIKDLTTDMFDCTDSELIPMYETSTVSNTVRPSQPQWPSFVTRRPVVKGPDMGKNYHSTTTTSGRKIITISVKSSSADTIHISWTVSQPMTALRLSWLKLGHSPAFGSITETIVQGERTEYLLTALEPESSYRICLVPMETSNIYLSDETPVCIETETGSHKSYNPTTTLNREQEKEPYKNSSLPLAAIIGGAVALLAIIMLALVCWYVHRNGSLFSRNCTYNKGRRRKDDYAEAGTKKDNSILEIRETSFQMIPINHLPVSKEEFVIHTIFPPNGLSLYKTPHSDNSINNRSYRDSGIPDSDHSHS; from the coding sequence ATGGTGCGTCAATGCAAGGCCTTTATCCTCTTCCTCATCAGGATCGGACTGCTGCTGGGTCTTGCTAACCCCCTGGTGACCTCCGCCTCATGTCCCTCAGCCTGCCGCTGTGATGGGACCTTCATCTACTGTAATGACCGTGGCCTGACTTCCATCCCTACTGGTATGCCCCAGGATGCTACAGTGCTCTTTCTGCAAAACAATCGCATTAAGAGTTCGGGCATTCCTGCGGAGCTCCGTAGGCTCACAAACGTGGAGAAGATCTACCTTTACTGCAACAATCTGGATGAATTTCCCACTAACCTTCCTCTTGGGCTCAAAGAGCTTCACCTTCAGGAGAACAACATTCGGATGATTACCCATGCCTCTTTAGCTCAAATTCCCTACATTGAGGAACTGCACCTGGATGATAACTCTGTATCAGCAGTCAGCATAGAGGAGGGGGCCTTCAGGGACAGTAATCACCTCAGACTGCTTTTTCTCTCCAGAAACCACCTCAGCACCATCCCTGCAGGCCTACCCATGAGCATTGAGGAGCTGCGCTTTGATGACAACCGCATCTCCTCCATCTCAGAGCAGTCTCTGCAAGATCTCATCAACCTGAAGCGACTAATCCTCGATGGTAATCTGCTCAACAACCGTGGGATTGGGGAGATGGCTCTCATCAACCTGATCAACTTGACTGAGCTCTCGCTAGTGAGGAACTCCCTGACATCGCCGCCAGCCAACCTGCCAGGCACCAGTTTGGAGAAGCTGCAGCTACAAGATAATCACATTAATCGGGTCCCGCCTGGGGCCTTTGCCTTCCTGAGGCAGCTGTATCGCCTGGACCTGTCTGGTAACAACCTAAGCAGCCTCCCACAAGGTGTATTTGAAGATCTGGACAATCTCACACAGCTCCTGCTGCGCAACAACCCTTGGCAATGCACTTGCAGGATGAAATGGGTGCGTGACTGGCTGCGGTCATTGCCGTCTAAAGTGAATGTACGTGGCTTCATGTGCCAAGGTCCTGATAAGGTCAAAGGCATGGCGATTAAAGACCTAACTACAGACATGTTTGACTGCACAGATTCAGAACTCATCCCCATGTACGAGACAAGCACAGTCTCCAACACTGTACGCCCTTCACAGCCCCAGTGGCCCTCGTTTGTGACTAGAAGGCCTGTAGTAAAAGGGCCTGACATGGGTAAGAATTACCACAGCACTACCACCACTTCAGGCAGAAAGATCATCACCATAAGTGTGAAGTCAAGTAGTGCAGATACAATACACATATCATGGACGGTGTCACAGCCCATGACCGCCCTACGGCTCAGCTGGCTAAAGCTGGGACACAGCCCTGCCTTTGGCTCCATCACCGAGACAATTGTGCAGGGGGAGAGGACGGAGTACCTTCTCACTGCGCTCGAGCCAGAGTCTTCCTACAGGATATGCTTGGTTCCCATGGAGACCAGCAACATTTACCTGTCAGACGAGACCCCCGTTTGCATAGAGACAGAGACTGGTTCTCACAAATCATACAACCCGACCACAACTTtaaacagagagcaggagaaagagCCTTACAAAAATTCCAGTCTGCCTTTGGCTGCTATCATTGGAGGGGCTGTGGCACTTTTGGCAATAATCATGTTGGCACTGGTGTGCTGGTATGTCCACAGGAACGGTTCACTTTTTTCCAGGAACTGCACCTACAACAAAGGCCGTCGGAGAAAGGATGACTATGCTGAGGCTGGCACTAAGAAGGACAACTCCATCCTAGAAATACGAGAGACTTCTTTTCAAATGATACCTAT